A region from the Sphingomonas flavescens genome encodes:
- a CDS encoding helix-turn-helix transcriptional regulator encodes MRFSLDDPDGTRGRRAGPIGLVPFDDDVTARVRKLNAGQLACLRLVDRHWSSKEIAAELGISPHTVDQRIRQALATLGVERRTQAARLVAQHVPAPEGEYQRLIHQSPHIPDQIETDQPEATVSIQIRHADRAGEVGDAGFLTEQRPASFRSSLQPPFATRSNPRNEMSAGQRLFWVATIAIGSAFSAGMYLAGLESLARLLKG; translated from the coding sequence GTGAGATTTTCCTTGGACGATCCGGACGGGACGCGCGGTAGGCGCGCAGGGCCGATCGGCCTGGTTCCATTCGACGACGACGTGACCGCTCGGGTTCGCAAGTTGAACGCGGGTCAGCTTGCTTGCCTTCGCCTTGTCGACCGCCATTGGAGCTCGAAGGAAATCGCCGCCGAGCTCGGCATTTCCCCGCACACCGTGGACCAACGGATTCGCCAGGCCCTTGCAACGCTTGGCGTGGAGCGGCGCACGCAGGCAGCCCGCCTCGTCGCTCAGCATGTTCCGGCTCCCGAGGGGGAATATCAGCGATTGATACATCAATCGCCGCACATTCCCGACCAGATCGAAACCGATCAACCAGAAGCCACGGTCAGTATTCAGATTCGGCACGCTGACCGTGCAGGGGAGGTCGGAGACGCTGGTTTCCTAACCGAGCAGAGGCCCGCTTCATTCCGGTCTTCCCTGCAACCGCCGTTCGCGACGAGGAGCAATCCCCGGAATGAGATGAGCGCTGGCCAGCGGCTGTTTTGGGTCGCGACCATCGCAATAGGATCGGCCTTTTCGGCGGGCATGTATCTCGCCGGACTCGAAAGCCTGGCGCG